One genomic segment of Laspinema palackyanum D2c includes these proteins:
- a CDS encoding calcium-binding protein has product MRILFTLAHFFNPDGIGKYGAQRDDSTPRIQALTQNLTALHQLFGNSQYATDYANRVAISANQSLQTDIEIVICTTQGYHILDRLPLPSHLWTHHPTNAEPLLLGFECQALLRERLGGYDYYCFLEDDLILQDPWFFIKLNWFTQQAGDRHLLQPNRYEQSTHPGIGKTYIDGELHPKITASYQNVHEHPQLTGMIMGTAVTFHRTCNPHSGCYFLNARQMEYWVQQPYFLDRDTRFVGPLESAATLGIMRTFKVYKPAPPMANFLEVQHFGRVWSEKISQLVRWQGDI; this is encoded by the coding sequence ATGCGGATCCTATTTACCCTGGCTCACTTTTTCAACCCGGATGGGATTGGCAAGTATGGTGCTCAACGCGACGATTCCACACCGCGCATTCAAGCACTCACCCAAAACCTCACTGCATTGCACCAGTTATTTGGAAACTCCCAGTATGCCACGGATTATGCCAACCGGGTTGCGATCAGCGCCAATCAATCCCTACAGACTGACATTGAGATTGTGATTTGCACGACCCAAGGCTACCATATTCTCGATCGCCTGCCCCTCCCCTCCCATTTATGGACCCATCACCCCACAAATGCCGAACCCCTGCTGCTGGGATTTGAATGTCAGGCCCTTTTGAGAGAACGCTTAGGCGGGTATGATTATTACTGTTTTCTGGAAGATGACCTGATTTTGCAGGACCCCTGGTTTTTTATCAAGCTGAATTGGTTTACCCAACAAGCAGGCGATCGCCATCTCCTCCAACCCAACCGCTATGAACAATCCACCCACCCCGGCATCGGCAAAACCTACATCGATGGGGAACTCCACCCCAAAATTACCGCATCCTATCAAAATGTTCACGAACACCCTCAACTCACCGGCATGATTATGGGGACAGCAGTCACCTTTCATCGCACTTGCAATCCCCATTCTGGCTGTTATTTCTTAAATGCTCGCCAGATGGAATACTGGGTGCAGCAACCCTATTTTTTAGACCGAGATACCCGGTTTGTGGGTCCGTTGGAAAGTGCGGCGACTCTGGGAATTATGCGGACATTTAAGGTTTATAAACCTGCACCTCCGATGGCTAATTTTTTGGAGGTGCAGCATTTTGGGAGGGTTTGGAGTGAAAAAATTAGTCAGTTGGTGAGGTGGCAGGGGGATATTTGA